A region of Anolis sagrei isolate rAnoSag1 chromosome 2, rAnoSag1.mat, whole genome shotgun sequence DNA encodes the following proteins:
- the SPMIP11 gene encoding sperm microtubule inner protein 11 isoform X2, which produces MAEYIVKFCPEFPIPDLMDINVGKPSPKLDLFYPKLPPIGPAGYDGTVHQGSYDKYREAVRRRQLKKNPNQEYRVPVTCAQDIGWWLPLDPSVKPEDAIPWMRTPRYPQLRSPMTKFVDRMGISNPLFTMF; this is translated from the exons ATGGCAGAATATATAGTCAAATTTTGTCCAGAATTCCCAATTCCTGATCTGATGGACATCAATG TGGGAAAACCATCTCCCAAACTGGACCTTTTCTATCCCAAACTGCCACCCATAGGACCAGCTGGGTATGATGGCACCGTACATCAGGGCAGCTACGATAAGTATCGTGAAGCTGTCAGACGGAGGCAGCTCAAGAAAA ATCCCAACCAAGAGTACAGGGTGCCAGTGACCTGTGCACAGGATATCGGCTGGTGGTTGCCTCTTGATCCCTCAGTCAAACCAGAAGACGCCATACCATGGATGAGGACCCCAAGATACCCTCAGCTGAGGAGTCCCATGACAAA aTTTGTAGACAGAATGGGTATCAGCAACCCTCTTTTCACCATGTTCTGA
- the SPMIP11 gene encoding sperm microtubule inner protein 11 isoform X1, with product MTFFGLTFWGYQDPFRDRRLTLPQHKVPVGKPSPKLDLFYPKLPPIGPAGYDGTVHQGSYDKYREAVRRRQLKKNPNQEYRVPVTCAQDIGWWLPLDPSVKPEDAIPWMRTPRYPQLRSPMTKFVDRMGISNPLFTMF from the exons ATGACTTTCTTTGGATTAACCTTTTGGGGTTATCAAGATCCTTTTCGTGACAGAAGACTAACATTACCCCAACATAAAGTGCCAG TGGGAAAACCATCTCCCAAACTGGACCTTTTCTATCCCAAACTGCCACCCATAGGACCAGCTGGGTATGATGGCACCGTACATCAGGGCAGCTACGATAAGTATCGTGAAGCTGTCAGACGGAGGCAGCTCAAGAAAA ATCCCAACCAAGAGTACAGGGTGCCAGTGACCTGTGCACAGGATATCGGCTGGTGGTTGCCTCTTGATCCCTCAGTCAAACCAGAAGACGCCATACCATGGATGAGGACCCCAAGATACCCTCAGCTGAGGAGTCCCATGACAAA aTTTGTAGACAGAATGGGTATCAGCAACCCTCTTTTCACCATGTTCTGA